In Fibrobacterota bacterium, the genomic window AGCGCATGGAAATCGACCTGAGCGAGGGCCTGCCGCAGGAGTTCGTCAGCGATTGCACCGTTTGCTGCCGCCCCATCGAAGTGGCAGTAACCTCCGGGTTACATGGGGACGCGAATCCGGTCCTGCGCCTGCGCTCCGAAGACGATGTGGGCTAGCCCGCCTCGTTCTTGAACACGCGCAGCAACCACGCCAAGGCGGGAAGGATCATCGCCGCGCCCGCCAGGAGGGCCCAGCCCAATTGATCCAACGCGGCGGCGGGGGCATGGGCGTTGAAGATGGTCAGATCGGGTCCGCCCTTCATTTTCACCAAAACCGGGAACTGCACCGCGAACCAAGCCGTCAGGATGAGCGCCACCAGGGTTCCCGCCAATACGCGCGCGGGCCAGGCGCGTTCGCGGGCGAGGCAGACCCAGAGCGCCGGCATCAGGGCCGTAGCCGCCAGCATGCCCCCCGCCGCCCAAGGGTTGGACGCGAAGCGCTTGGCGAGACCGACGCCGTCCCTTTCCGCCGCCGCGAACACGATGGCCCCGGCCAACACCGCCGCCGCGCTGGCCGCCGCCGCCCGCCGCGCGAATCGCCTACGCAAGGGCCCTTCCGGGCATTCCCCGATCAGGTATACCGCCGCCAGGAAGGCGAATAGGCAGACGGTGAAAAGCCCCAGGGCCAGGGGGAAGGGCCGTAACCAGGGGTG contains:
- a CDS encoding CPXCG motif-containing cysteine-rich protein translates to MSALRKMQARCPYCGEVQRMEIDLSEGLPQEFVSDCTVCCRPIEVAVTSGLHGDANPVLRLRSEDDVG
- a CDS encoding cytochrome d ubiquinol oxidase subunit II; amino-acid sequence: MLWVIIPFLGACLLLYCLLAGADFGAGILELFTGREGRREQRHIIDRALGPVWEANHIWLILIVVILFMGFPSVYARVSIQLHLPLTAMLMGVIARGCAFTFRHYDAVQGRSQRPYTFFFVWSSLWTPFCLGVVTGALVPGGLQSGDMLSGAPLPGGIGQGPIGYFEGYVHPWLRPFPLALGLFTVCLFAFLAAVYLIGECPEGPLRRRFARRAAAASAAAVLAGAIVFAAAERDGVGLAKRFASNPWAAGGMLAATALMPALWVCLARERAWPARVLAGTLVALILTAWFAVQFPVLVKMKGGPDLTIFNAHAPAAALDQLGWALLAGAAMILPALAWLLRVFKNEAG